TACACACGCGAACGATCTCAGCCGACTCCCTCCAAGTCGGCGCCATCGGCTTCTGACACAGCACATGACATCCTCTGGAGGCAGCGATGCTCGCCCCTTTCTATAGCGCTTGCCAGATCGACATATGGCCTCACATCATATCGCGCGGCGACCTTTCCGGCTTTTTCCTCATTCCTATCCACCACTGCGATGATCTCCGCCTTTCCCACGCGGCTCCATCCCTCGAGATGGATGCCGCCGA
This sequence is a window from Candidatus Poribacteria bacterium. Protein-coding genes within it:
- a CDS encoding Gfo/Idh/MocA family oxidoreductase, which translates into the protein MLRGITVGLGFFGGIHLEGWSRVGKAEIIAVVDRNEEKAGKVAARYDVRPYVDLASAIERGEHRCLQRMSCAVSEADGADLEGVG